One Streptomyces sp. P9-A2 DNA window includes the following coding sequences:
- a CDS encoding response regulator transcription factor, with protein sequence MTRTMPNQAPPATATLRVLVADDNPVVRAGLTALLSGREGIRVVAEATDGREACEAARDHRPDVILLDVRMPGMDGITALPYLVRIAPVMMLTYSGESEIVEEALRRGAGGYLVHGEFTADQLVSAVRDISHGRPHFTPTAAEALLAQLRKTPSGPPLPEGLGGRTDATAYELSTPKLPYMNLQQAELPGRSSASHPAPPPISSQNLSQLQPNVGQLSSGWASGRPAAAFDRSRFQLSSREAEIMNHIASGMNNQQIAATCFISEKTVKNHINRIFAKLHSTSRSEAAAKWLGTAPDSARELG encoded by the coding sequence ATGACGCGGACGATGCCGAACCAGGCGCCCCCGGCCACCGCGACCCTGCGGGTCCTCGTCGCCGACGACAACCCGGTGGTCCGCGCGGGCCTGACGGCCCTGCTCTCCGGCCGAGAGGGGATAAGAGTCGTGGCGGAGGCGACGGACGGCAGGGAGGCCTGCGAGGCGGCCCGCGACCACCGCCCCGACGTCATCCTCCTCGACGTCCGGATGCCGGGCATGGACGGCATCACAGCGCTTCCGTACCTGGTGCGGATCGCCCCGGTGATGATGCTGACGTACAGCGGAGAGTCGGAGATCGTCGAGGAGGCGCTGCGCAGGGGAGCGGGCGGATACCTGGTCCACGGCGAGTTCACGGCGGACCAACTGGTCTCGGCGGTGAGGGACATCAGCCACGGCCGCCCCCACTTCACCCCCACGGCGGCGGAAGCGCTGCTGGCCCAGCTCCGCAAGACCCCCTCGGGCCCGCCCCTACCGGAAGGCCTGGGAGGCCGAACGGATGCGACTGCATACGAACTTTCCACGCCGAAGCTGCCGTATATGAACCTCCAACAAGCAGAACTACCAGGCAGATCAAGCGCATCGCACCCCGCACCCCCACCTATTTCTTCACAAAACCTTTCGCAACTGCAACCGAATGTGGGACAGTTGTCGTCGGGGTGGGCAAGTGGTCGTCCGGCAGCCGCTTTCGACAGGTCGAGGTTCCAGCTGAGCAGCAGGGAGGCGGAGATCATGAACCACATCGCATCCGGCATGAACAACCAACAGATCGCCGCCACTTGTTTCATCAGCGAGAAGACGGTCAAGAACCACATCAACCGCATCTTCGCCAAGCTCCACAGCACCAGCCGTTCCGAAGCCGCCGCGAAGTGGCTCGGCACGGCCCCGGACTCCGCACGAGAACTGGGGTGA
- a CDS encoding DUF5936 domain-containing protein: MGLLLALVMAVAVWGVFAGVRMYRADAKLPTDLALALEVGATRTGAVDSLVDRMGMRYAPAVLRVMGPQRVAKYRRRIDLAGNPGGLTIDRYAARRAVYGFLGGLGFLVFLMRGQFFVALLLLAFGAFWTEVGIWSAIRIRRDVIERTLPDFLDVLAVVVSAGLGFRQALDRVATRYEGPWADELRITLRQMDLGMSRRQAFTELRRRNDSEQVAMFVTALQQGEELGAPIVETLVALAKDMRRTDAQNARRKAARAVPKATMMITTFMVPATMILLGAGLILGSGTDFGSITGE; encoded by the coding sequence ATGGGACTTCTGCTGGCGCTGGTCATGGCCGTCGCCGTATGGGGCGTCTTCGCCGGTGTGCGCATGTACCGCGCCGACGCGAAACTCCCCACCGACCTGGCCCTCGCGCTGGAGGTCGGCGCCACCCGCACCGGCGCGGTGGACTCGCTCGTCGACCGCATGGGCATGCGCTACGCCCCGGCCGTCCTGCGCGTCATGGGCCCCCAGCGGGTCGCCAAGTACCGCCGCAGGATCGACCTCGCGGGCAACCCCGGCGGCCTCACCATCGACCGCTACGCCGCCCGCCGCGCGGTCTACGGCTTCCTCGGCGGCCTCGGCTTCCTGGTCTTCCTCATGCGCGGGCAGTTCTTCGTCGCCCTGCTGCTGCTCGCCTTCGGCGCGTTCTGGACGGAGGTCGGCATCTGGTCGGCGATCCGCATCCGCCGGGACGTGATCGAACGTACGCTCCCCGACTTCCTGGACGTCCTCGCCGTCGTAGTCAGCGCGGGCCTCGGCTTCCGGCAGGCCCTGGACCGGGTCGCCACCAGGTACGAGGGCCCGTGGGCGGACGAACTGCGCATCACGCTGCGCCAGATGGACCTCGGCATGAGCCGCCGCCAGGCCTTCACGGAACTGCGCCGCCGCAACGACTCCGAACAGGTCGCCATGTTCGTCACCGCGTTGCAGCAGGGCGAGGAACTCGGCGCCCCCATCGTGGAGACACTGGTCGCCCTCGCGAAGGACATGCGCCGTACGGACGCGCAGAACGCCCGCCGCAAGGCCGCCCGCGCGGTCCCCAAGGCCACCATGATGATCACCACGTTCATGGTCCCGGCCACGATGATCCTCCTCGGCGCGGGCCTGATCCTGGGCTCCGGCACCGACTTCGGCTCGATCACGGGCGAGTAG
- a CDS encoding TadE/TadG family type IV pilus assembly protein, whose amino-acid sequence MAIEYLGFLPVLIIVAMAAVQLGLIAYTAQQAGTAARAGARSASLDKAAEPACTVAVSSWLADRTDCGESGGGDEVTVTATIDIPSIVPGWNFDPARKTATMPVDH is encoded by the coding sequence GTGGCGATCGAGTACCTGGGCTTCCTGCCGGTCCTGATCATCGTCGCCATGGCCGCCGTCCAGCTGGGCCTGATCGCGTACACCGCTCAGCAGGCCGGCACCGCGGCCCGCGCGGGGGCGCGCAGTGCCTCGCTCGACAAGGCGGCGGAGCCGGCCTGCACCGTCGCGGTCAGCAGTTGGCTGGCCGACCGTACCGACTGCGGGGAGTCCGGGGGCGGCGACGAGGTCACCGTCACGGCCACGATCGACATCCCGTCGATCGTGCCGGGCTGGAACTTCGACCCGGCCCGGAAGACCGCCACCATGCCCGTCGACCACTGA
- a CDS encoding sensor histidine kinase, whose protein sequence is MNGSRPARHRGALHPPAPDVDLQINALQALCRQVFGFRLAVIALAAPAALLNAGPGWGVRLVGSAVVVTFMASYVLVRDWERFGPLLLRHPSLLAVDTLFGSLLLVSAGPDSLLAYAGVCTPLLAGLVYGWRGAAVFASLQGLILLLVHATLADADPHTSPTETLFLPGLCVITGAVGSSLRNLLLRFGTATRALTTVQARLAAAEAVSEERARLAREMHDSVAKTLYGVALAADGLAGSANAGRVNVPLVRQQAELVARSARRAAAESRELLADLRGEPPRGAAAGTGRGEGSGAGTSERTDRETNAETNAGKDSGQSVNLLAELARCTSDFSTRTGLPAAFGRTGDNTAPLHRPVMAPLPVARQVLTIVGEAMENAHRHARPTRVAVGAGVHGGLLRVIVHDDGRGLPPGTNLEQLRRDGHFGLVGMVERAAAIGARIRVGRGTHPRGTEVRLELPLAPVGPRTGTSMPAKAAR, encoded by the coding sequence ATGAACGGCAGCCGCCCCGCGAGGCACCGAGGAGCCCTCCACCCACCCGCACCGGATGTCGACCTCCAGATCAACGCCCTCCAGGCCCTGTGCCGGCAGGTGTTCGGCTTCCGGCTGGCGGTGATCGCGCTCGCCGCCCCCGCCGCCCTCCTCAACGCTGGGCCGGGCTGGGGAGTGCGCCTGGTCGGCAGCGCGGTCGTGGTCACCTTCATGGCGTCCTACGTCCTCGTCCGGGACTGGGAACGCTTCGGCCCCCTCCTCCTGCGCCACCCCAGCCTGCTCGCCGTGGACACCCTCTTCGGCTCCCTCCTCCTCGTCTCCGCCGGCCCCGACAGCCTCCTCGCCTACGCCGGCGTCTGCACCCCGCTCCTCGCCGGTCTGGTCTACGGCTGGCGGGGGGCGGCGGTGTTCGCCTCCCTCCAGGGCCTGATCCTGCTCCTGGTCCACGCGACCCTGGCGGACGCGGACCCGCACACGAGCCCCACGGAGACACTGTTCCTGCCGGGCCTCTGCGTCATCACGGGCGCGGTCGGCTCCAGCCTGCGCAACCTCCTGCTCCGCTTCGGCACGGCCACCCGGGCCCTGACCACGGTCCAGGCCCGCCTGGCCGCCGCGGAGGCGGTCAGCGAGGAACGCGCCCGCCTGGCCCGCGAGATGCACGACTCGGTGGCGAAGACCCTGTACGGAGTCGCCCTGGCCGCCGACGGCCTCGCCGGCTCGGCGAACGCCGGCCGCGTGAACGTCCCCCTGGTGCGGCAACAGGCGGAACTGGTCGCCCGCTCGGCCCGCAGAGCCGCCGCCGAGTCCCGCGAACTCCTGGCGGACCTGCGCGGCGAGCCGCCCCGCGGCGCGGCGGCGGGCACGGGAAGGGGCGAGGGCTCGGGCGCGGGGACGAGTGAGCGGACGGACAGGGAGACGAACGCGGAAACGAACGCGGGAAAGGACTCGGGGCAGAGTGTGAACTTACTGGCCGAACTGGCACGGTGCACAAGCGACTTCAGCACCCGCACCGGTCTCCCGGCGGCATTCGGCCGGACCGGCGACAACACGGCCCCGTTGCACCGCCCCGTCATGGCCCCCCTCCCGGTGGCCCGCCAGGTCCTCACCATCGTCGGAGAGGCCATGGAGAACGCCCATCGTCATGCCCGCCCGACCCGGGTCGCCGTCGGCGCGGGCGTCCACGGCGGCCTGCTCCGCGTCATCGTCCACGACGACGGCCGCGGCCTCCCTCCCGGCACGAACCTCGAACAACTCCGCAGGGACGGCCACTTCGGGCTGGTCGGAATGGTCGAGCGCGCGGCGGCGATCGGCGCCCGCATCCGCGTCGGCCGAGGCACCCACCCACGCGGCACCGAAGTCCGCCTGGAACTCCCCCTGGCGCCCGTCGGGCCACGCACAGGCACGTCCATGCCGGCGAAGGCGGCCCGATGA
- a CDS encoding CpaF family protein yields MSLRARINSPEEKGDRGEDGHLVASYRAKLLEEIDLAEMSSLAAAERRARLERVLGHIISREGPVLSTVERAQLIRRVVDEALGLGILEPLLEDASITEIMVNGPDAIFVERGGRVEQLPMRFASHDQLMQTIERIVSTVNRRVDESNPMVDARLPSGERVNVIIPPLSLTGATLTIRRFPRSFTLHELIGLGSLDEHMLYLLAGLVQARFNVIVSGATGTGKTTLLNSLSGLIPEGERIITIEDSAELQLQQPHVIRLEARPPNVEGTGRITIRDLVRNSLRMRPDRIVVGEVRGGESLDMLQAMSTGHDGSLATVHANSAEDALMRLQTLASMSEVEIPFVALHDQINSAVDVLVQLTRFADGARRITEIALLESHGGEPYRLATVSRFNAQPMASDGRIYGAYEHHPLPRRAAERLYMASQPVPQAFGIARSLDQLTTREAR; encoded by the coding sequence ATGAGTCTGCGGGCACGTATCAACTCCCCCGAGGAGAAGGGCGACCGGGGCGAGGACGGCCATCTTGTCGCCTCCTACCGCGCCAAGCTCCTCGAGGAGATCGACCTCGCGGAGATGAGTTCGCTGGCCGCCGCCGAGCGCCGGGCGAGACTGGAGCGGGTGCTCGGACACATCATCAGCCGCGAAGGCCCGGTCCTGTCGACCGTGGAGCGCGCGCAGTTGATCCGCAGGGTCGTCGACGAGGCACTCGGCCTCGGCATCCTGGAACCGCTCCTCGAGGACGCCTCCATCACGGAGATCATGGTCAACGGCCCCGACGCGATCTTCGTGGAGCGCGGCGGACGGGTCGAGCAGCTGCCGATGCGCTTCGCCTCCCACGACCAGTTGATGCAGACCATCGAGCGCATCGTCTCGACGGTCAACCGCCGCGTGGACGAGTCGAATCCGATGGTCGACGCGCGCCTGCCGTCCGGCGAGCGCGTCAACGTCATCATTCCGCCGCTGTCCCTGACCGGCGCCACCCTCACCATCCGCCGCTTCCCGCGCTCCTTCACCCTCCACGAGCTGATCGGCCTCGGCTCGCTCGACGAGCACATGCTGTACCTGCTGGCGGGCCTGGTGCAGGCCCGCTTCAACGTGATCGTGTCGGGCGCGACCGGCACCGGGAAGACGACCCTCCTCAACTCCCTCTCCGGCCTGATCCCCGAGGGCGAGCGCATCATCACCATCGAGGACTCCGCCGAACTCCAGCTCCAGCAGCCGCACGTGATCCGCCTGGAGGCGCGCCCGCCGAACGTCGAGGGCACGGGCCGCATCACCATCCGCGACCTGGTGCGCAACTCGCTGCGCATGCGCCCCGACCGGATCGTCGTCGGTGAGGTCCGCGGCGGCGAGTCCCTGGACATGCTCCAGGCGATGTCCACGGGCCACGACGGCTCGCTCGCCACCGTCCACGCCAACAGCGCGGAGGACGCGCTGATGCGGCTGCAGACCCTCGCCTCCATGTCGGAGGTGGAGATCCCCTTCGTCGCGCTGCACGACCAGATCAACAGCGCCGTCGACGTCCTCGTCCAGCTCACGCGCTTCGCCGACGGCGCCCGCCGCATCACCGAGATCGCCCTGCTGGAGAGCCACGGGGGTGAGCCGTACCGGCTGGCCACGGTCTCCCGGTTCAACGCGCAGCCGATGGCCTCCGACGGCCGTATCTACGGGGCGTACGAGCACCACCCGCTCCCGCGCCGGGCCGCCGAGCGCCTCTACATGGCGAGTCAGCCCGTCCCGCAGGCTTTCGGCATCGCCCGCTCCCTCGACCAGCTCACCACCCGAGAAGCCAGGTAG
- a CDS encoding OmpA family protein, which translates to MTAVAVLLATSVNEVAAHAADDPSVPPGTEATASAPVELDGNDPDLKLPDGATLAEPKVLDIKQVVEEQSGDERREDTNAEVTFALQAEVLFGKDSAKLGAQAKARIGTIAEEIKKQNAARIRVFGFTDDLGSSAHGDVLSRKRANAVHTILGQELNDPNVTYEVRGYGEQYPIADNSTEAGRKKNRRVEISFPRTAS; encoded by the coding sequence ATGACGGCAGTTGCGGTCCTGCTCGCCACGAGCGTCAACGAGGTTGCTGCACACGCCGCCGACGACCCCAGCGTCCCCCCCGGCACCGAAGCCACTGCCTCCGCCCCCGTCGAGCTCGACGGCAACGACCCGGACCTGAAGCTCCCCGACGGCGCCACCCTCGCCGAACCGAAGGTCCTGGACATCAAGCAGGTCGTCGAGGAGCAGAGCGGTGACGAGCGCCGCGAGGACACCAACGCGGAGGTGACATTCGCGCTGCAGGCCGAGGTGCTGTTCGGCAAGGACAGTGCGAAGCTCGGCGCCCAGGCGAAGGCCCGTATCGGCACGATCGCCGAGGAGATCAAGAAGCAGAACGCGGCGAGGATCCGTGTCTTCGGTTTCACGGACGACCTGGGCTCCTCGGCCCACGGCGACGTCCTGTCCCGCAAACGCGCGAACGCAGTGCACACCATCCTGGGTCAGGAGCTCAACGACCCCAACGTCACGTACGAGGTGCGCGGCTACGGGGAGCAGTACCCGATCGCCGACAATTCCACCGAGGCCGGCCGCAAGAAGAACCGCAGGGTCGAGATCTCGTTCCCCCGCACAGCGAGCTGA
- a CDS encoding type II secretion system F family protein produces the protein MELQNLITLTTGVALLTCVLAVTGAHLYAEGRAQRQALVDRLTHTGQVTVNGRRRHFPTLDRRLRRTTFGRKLELRLTATGLDITPGEFFAGMIALGLGLLLTGQAVLAPFFGPLAGLLGIWAAFQFLDWQRQKRIEKFINQLPELARILANATQAGLALRTAIGMAAEELEAPAGEELVKVDNQLALGASMDDALGELAERLPSRELVVLVTTLVLSNRAGGQMVSALRNLTDTLEERKETRREVRTQLSQVSMTSYAVPVLGVGSLFLMNGVKDGALERMTDSPVGQGAVIVAFGLYAIGFVLIRRLSRIDV, from the coding sequence ATGGAGCTGCAGAACCTGATCACGCTGACCACCGGTGTCGCACTGCTGACCTGCGTCCTCGCGGTGACCGGCGCGCACCTGTACGCCGAGGGCAGGGCTCAGCGGCAGGCGCTGGTGGACCGGTTGACGCACACCGGCCAGGTCACGGTCAACGGGCGCCGGCGCCACTTCCCCACCCTGGACCGCCGGCTGCGCCGCACCACGTTCGGCAGGAAACTGGAACTGCGCCTGACCGCGACCGGCCTCGACATCACCCCCGGCGAGTTCTTCGCCGGCATGATCGCCCTGGGCCTGGGCCTCCTTCTCACCGGCCAGGCCGTCCTGGCCCCGTTCTTCGGCCCGCTGGCCGGACTGCTCGGCATCTGGGCGGCGTTCCAGTTCCTCGACTGGCAGCGCCAGAAACGCATCGAGAAGTTCATCAACCAACTCCCCGAACTCGCCCGCATCCTGGCCAACGCCACCCAGGCCGGCCTCGCCCTGCGGACGGCGATCGGCATGGCGGCGGAGGAGCTGGAGGCCCCGGCCGGCGAGGAGCTGGTCAAGGTGGACAACCAACTGGCCCTCGGCGCCTCGATGGACGACGCCCTGGGGGAACTCGCGGAGCGGCTCCCCTCCCGCGAACTCGTTGTCCTCGTCACCACCCTGGTGCTGTCCAACCGGGCCGGCGGCCAGATGGTCAGCGCCCTGCGGAACCTCACCGACACCCTGGAGGAACGCAAGGAGACCCGGCGCGAGGTCCGTACCCAGCTCTCCCAGGTGAGCATGACGTCGTACGCCGTCCCCGTCCTGGGGGTCGGCTCGTTGTTCCTGATGAACGGGGTGAAGGACGGCGCCCTGGAACGCATGACCGACTCCCCGGTCGGCCAGGGCGCCGTGATCGTCGCCTTCGGCCTGTACGCGATCGGCTTCGTCCTGATCCGCCGCCTGTCCCGTATCGACGTCTGA
- a CDS encoding pilus assembly protein TadG-related protein yields the protein MTRPRRYGDTGQAFPIYITVVGGLLFLAFAYFAVGQATVNRNGAQTAADAAALAAAQDRRDQLAGAWIQDLLDPIKWDEIFDGAADGLALSCWRADQLAAQNAAEVLNCAPEGLLGYTVEVRSTESVGESIVPGTEDFKSEATATAVIKSLCGFELPAEDAEEETLPLLTCKDREWELDPEDSEELLPKPEDLFDVHLSD from the coding sequence TTGACGCGGCCCCGTAGGTACGGCGACACAGGGCAGGCTTTCCCTATCTACATCACGGTGGTGGGAGGCCTGCTCTTCCTTGCGTTTGCGTACTTCGCAGTCGGCCAGGCGACAGTGAACCGGAACGGCGCCCAGACCGCCGCCGATGCGGCTGCTCTCGCAGCCGCTCAGGACAGACGAGATCAGCTCGCGGGTGCGTGGATCCAGGACCTCCTTGATCCGATCAAGTGGGATGAGATCTTCGACGGTGCGGCGGACGGACTCGCGCTGTCTTGCTGGCGCGCGGATCAACTCGCGGCTCAGAACGCTGCCGAAGTGCTGAACTGCGCTCCTGAAGGTCTTCTCGGTTATACGGTCGAGGTCAGGAGTACCGAGTCCGTGGGGGAGTCCATTGTCCCAGGTACGGAAGATTTCAAGTCTGAGGCGACTGCCACAGCCGTAATCAAATCCCTTTGCGGATTTGAGCTTCCGGCGGAGGATGCGGAGGAGGAAACGCTGCCTCTGCTCACTTGCAAGGACAGGGAATGGGAGCTGGATCCGGAAGATTCCGAAGAGCTTCTCCCAAAGCCTGAGGACCTCTTCGATGTCCACCTGTCCGACTGA